In Streptomyces venezuelae, the sequence CGCTGTATGCGACGGTCCGCCAGGGCAACTCCGGCGGACCGCTGCTGACGCCCGACGGCAAGGTGTACGGAGTCGTCTTCGCGAAGTCCCTCGACGACCCCAACACCGGTTACGTGCTGACGACGGACGAGATCCGCGACGACATCCGGGTCGGCAAGGATGCCGTACGCCGGGTCGACAGCCAGGGCTGCGCGCTCTGAGACGCCGCGGCCGCCGGGTCCCTACGTCCGTGGGTGGCGCAGGCGCGCGGAGACCCAGCGGGCCCGTCGGCGCAGGATGAGCGGAATCCCGAGGCGGAGGTCGTGGCCGTGTCGGCCGGCCCTCTCGTGGGTGCCCGGCGTAGCTGCCGAGCGGCGTTCGTGCGCGGTGTCACCGTAGTCGTGCGTCCAGCTCATACTTCGTGCTCTGCCCGTGGCCCAAGGTCCGTAACCCCGTCAGGGGCGGCCAATTGGCCTATGCGCCAGGCAATTGAATGCTCGTAGGACAAGCGCACGATCGAACTGCCGTCCTTAGGGGGTGGTCCCAGATGCACGACTCGTCTGGCGGACCGTCACCCGGCCTGTTCCGCGGCCTCGTCGGGCAGCGGAACGGCCGGTCGTCGCGTCAGCGGTCCGGCTCGGGGTCCTTGAGCCAGTTCACCAGCTCGGACGAGAAGGCGGCCGGGTCCTCCTCGTGCGGGAAGTGCCCGAGCCCGTCGAACAGCCGCCACCGGTAAGGGGCTTCGACGTACTCACCGGAACCGGCCGCGCTGCGCGTGCGCATCACCGGGTCGAGCGAACCGTGCAGGTGCAGCGTCGGCACCCGCACCGGACGCTTCATCCGCCGGTTGAACTGGATCCCGTCGGGCCGCGCCATCGACCGCATCATCCAGCGGTACGGCTCGACCGAGCAGTGCGCGGTGGACGGGATGCACATGGCCCGCCGGTACACGGCCAGGTCCTCGTCCTCGGGCGGCCGCGGCCCCGACCAGTCCCGGATCAGCTCCCCTACGAGCGCCCCGCCGTCGGCGACGAGCTGCCGCTCGGGAACGAACGGCCGCTGGAAGCCCCAGATGTGCGAACTCGCCCGGGTCTGCCCGAAGTCCGACAGCATCGCCGAACGCCAGCGGCGCGGATGCGGCATGGAGGAGACCACGAGCCGGCGCACCAGCTTGGGCCGCATCACGGCCGCCGTCCAGGCGAGGTACCCGCCGAGGTCGTGCCCGACGAGCGCGGCGTCCGGCTCGCCGAGGGACCGTACGACTCCGGTGATGTCGAGCGCCAGGTTGGCGGGGTCGTAGCCGCGCGGGGTGCGGTCGCTGCCGCCCACCCCGCGCAGGTCCATCGCGACCGCCCGGTACCCGGCGTCGGCGAGCGCGGTCATCTGGTGCCGCCAGGTCCACCAGAACTGCGGGAAGCCGTGGAGCAGCAGCACCAGCGGCCCGTCACCGAGCTCGGCGACGTGGAAGCGGGCGCCGTTCGCGGCGACGTCCCGGTGCGTCACCGCCTGCCCGCCGGGGAGGTCGAGCCGTACCGCCGTGGCAGCTGTGGGAGGAACGCTGGGGTCCGGCGTGGGCGCTGTCATGAGGACGAGCGTGCCACACCCACAGCGTTGTCACTCACCGGCCGCGGGTGCGGCTTGACGGTCCCGACCAGCGCGGCGGTCTGCTTGACGGAGGCGATGGACTTCTCCGGCGGCTTGACCTTCTTGAACTTCCGTACGGCGATCAGCGTGAGCACGCCCGCGATCAGCAGGAACGCGCCGCCGACGATGAGGAAGGACCACGCCAGCCCGAGCCCGAGGTTGTGGATCCCGTACGCCGCGGCGAAGGTCAGCACCGGGAGGGAGAAGACCGCGAACACTCCCGCGGCGCCGATGGAGGCGGATCCGCTGCCCACGCGCTTGACGTCCTCGCGGATCTCCGCCTTGGCGAGGGCGATCTCGTCGTGCACCAGCGCGGACATCTCGGCGGTGGCCGAGGCGACCAGCTGGCCGAGTGTGAGCTCGGCTCCCTGCGCCTCTTGGTCCACTGCGCTCATCGCTCTCTCCCTCTGTCGTCTGCTGCCGGTCGGCGCGGCTGTCCTGCGTCGTCAGTCAGATCATGCCGGACGGTCGGCTTCGGTGGTGGACCCGGCTGCGGTTTGGGGCGCGGTGGCGGACTCGTTCTCGGCCCTGCGACGGTGTTCCGCGGCCCGGTCCTCGTAGATCCTGGCCATCCGCAGGTGGTACTCGGGGTTGTGCTCCTCGTAGATGTCCGGGATGCCGTCGTGGTCCTCGTCGCGCTCCTCGGCCTCGGTGAGGGACCGGTACTTGCGGTCGCGGAGTTTGAGCATGACGCTCGCGATCAAGGCGGCGATCAGCGAACCGATCAGGACGGCAGCCTTGACCTCGTCGGTGAGGACCGGGTCGTCGGTGAAGGCGAGCTCGCCGATCAGGAGGGAGACGGTGAAGCCGATGCCGGCGAGCGAGGCCACGGCGAGCACGTCCGGCCACGCG encodes:
- a CDS encoding alpha/beta fold hydrolase, encoding MTAPTPDPSVPPTAATAVRLDLPGGQAVTHRDVAANGARFHVAELGDGPLVLLLHGFPQFWWTWRHQMTALADAGYRAVAMDLRGVGGSDRTPRGYDPANLALDITGVVRSLGEPDAALVGHDLGGYLAWTAAVMRPKLVRRLVVSSMPHPRRWRSAMLSDFGQTRASSHIWGFQRPFVPERQLVADGGALVGELIRDWSGPRPPEDEDLAVYRRAMCIPSTAHCSVEPYRWMMRSMARPDGIQFNRRMKRPVRVPTLHLHGSLDPVMRTRSAAGSGEYVEAPYRWRLFDGLGHFPHEEDPAAFSSELVNWLKDPEPDR
- a CDS encoding phage holin family protein gives rise to the protein MSAVDQEAQGAELTLGQLVASATAEMSALVHDEIALAKAEIREDVKRVGSGSASIGAAGVFAVFSLPVLTFAAAYGIHNLGLGLAWSFLIVGGAFLLIAGVLTLIAVRKFKKVKPPEKSIASVKQTAALVGTVKPHPRPVSDNAVGVARSSS